The following coding sequences lie in one Deinococcus sp. JMULE3 genomic window:
- a CDS encoding metal ABC transporter substrate-binding protein yields MIRPLLPAALLCVAGLLSGCRADPPRQSADTTGRPTVLTTFTILADMTRAVAGDRAEVVSITKPGAEIHGYQPTPSDLIRAQDADLILNNGLNLERWFTRFTRDIDAPTVTLTDGVQPVDIAADAYAGKPNPHAWMSPKNALIYVENIRRALSDLDPAGADTYRANADAYAQQIREVDQQLATQLGQLPPERRALVTCEGAFSYLARDYGLKELYLWPVNAEEGQGTPRQIRAVIDAVRAQGVPAVFCESTVSDKGMRQVARESGARYAGALHVDSLSDEVPTYLDLLRRDADTILAGLTGGQP; encoded by the coding sequence ATGATTCGACCTCTGCTCCCCGCCGCCCTGCTGTGCGTGGCCGGTCTCCTGAGCGGCTGCCGCGCCGACCCGCCCCGCCAGAGCGCGGACACGACCGGACGGCCCACCGTCCTGACCACCTTCACGATCCTGGCCGACATGACCCGCGCCGTCGCCGGGGACCGCGCCGAGGTCGTGTCCATCACGAAACCCGGCGCGGAGATCCACGGCTACCAGCCCACCCCCAGCGACCTGATCCGCGCGCAGGACGCCGACCTGATCCTCAACAACGGCCTGAACCTCGAACGCTGGTTCACCCGCTTCACGCGCGACATCGACGCGCCCACCGTCACCCTCACCGACGGCGTCCAGCCCGTGGACATCGCTGCGGACGCGTACGCGGGCAAACCCAACCCGCACGCCTGGATGTCCCCGAAAAACGCCCTGATCTACGTCGAGAACATCCGCCGCGCCCTGAGCGACCTCGACCCGGCCGGGGCCGACACCTACCGCGCGAACGCCGACGCGTACGCGCAGCAGATCCGCGAGGTCGACCAGCAGCTCGCCACGCAACTGGGCCAGCTGCCCCCCGAACGGCGCGCGCTGGTCACCTGCGAGGGCGCGTTCAGCTACCTCGCCCGCGACTACGGCCTGAAGGAACTGTACCTCTGGCCCGTCAACGCCGAGGAAGGCCAGGGCACGCCGAGGCAGATCCGCGCCGTGATCGACGCCGTGCGCGCCCAGGGCGTCCCCGCCGTGTTCTGCGAGAGCACCGTCTCCGACAAGGGCATGCGGCAGGTCGCCCGCGAATCCGGCGCGCGCTACGCCGGGGCGCTGCACGTCGACTCCCTCTCCGACGAGGTGCCCACCTATCTGGACCTGCTGCGTCGCGACGCCGACACCATCCTCGCGGGCCTGACCGGCGGCCAGCCGTGA
- a CDS encoding mechanosensitive ion channel family protein, producing the protein MAWQLEPILTRFQTLTQSLLASLPNVALGLVLFALFWFISGLARRSVQALAARAGQPAGIARVFGRLAAWVILTLGALVGLTVIFPTLTAASLFGALGVSGVAIGFAFKDIFQNLLAGLLILITRPFRIGDQIVSGDHEGTVEDIQVRATLLRTYDNRRVVIPNSELYTNRVIVNTAYDRRRLSVTVGIGYGDDIAQAKRIILDTLDGIEDIRRDPAPTVLVRELADFSVNLDVRFWIDPPIRREAVEAQDHVLEALKPALIAAGIDLPLPTQQVLFHDQTEDTDGDRTRQREGWPARNDNARPRAATPPETP; encoded by the coding sequence ATGGCGTGGCAACTCGAACCGATCCTGACCCGATTCCAGACCCTCACGCAGAGCCTGCTGGCCAGCCTGCCGAACGTCGCCCTGGGCCTCGTGCTGTTCGCGCTGTTCTGGTTCATCTCCGGGCTCGCGCGGCGCTCGGTGCAGGCCCTGGCCGCGCGGGCCGGACAACCCGCCGGGATCGCCCGCGTGTTCGGCCGACTGGCCGCCTGGGTGATCCTCACGCTGGGCGCCCTGGTCGGCCTGACCGTGATCTTCCCGACCCTGACGGCCGCGTCGCTGTTCGGCGCGCTGGGCGTCAGCGGCGTCGCCATCGGCTTCGCGTTCAAGGACATCTTCCAGAACCTGCTGGCCGGCCTGCTGATCCTGATCACGCGGCCCTTCCGTATCGGCGACCAGATCGTCAGCGGTGACCACGAGGGCACCGTGGAGGACATCCAGGTCCGCGCGACCCTGCTGCGCACCTACGACAACCGCCGGGTCGTCATCCCGAACAGCGAGCTGTACACCAACCGCGTGATCGTGAACACCGCCTACGACCGGCGCCGCCTGTCCGTCACCGTCGGCATCGGGTACGGCGACGACATCGCGCAGGCCAAACGCATCATCCTGGACACGCTGGACGGCATTGAGGACATCCGCCGCGACCCGGCCCCGACCGTCCTCGTGCGGGAACTCGCGGACTTCAGCGTGAACCTCGACGTGCGCTTCTGGATCGACCCGCCCATCCGCCGCGAGGCCGTCGAGGCGCAGGACCACGTCCTGGAAGCCCTGAAACCGGCCCTGATCGCCGCCGGGATCGACCTGCCCCTCCCCACCCAGCAGGTGCTGTTCCACGACCAGACCGAGGACACCGACGGCGACCGCACCCGCCAGCGCGAGGGCTGGCCCGCCCGCAACGACAACGCCAGACCACGCGCCGCGACCCCGCCAGAGACCCCATGA